One window of Mycobacteriales bacterium genomic DNA carries:
- a CDS encoding Lsr2 family protein yields MAQKVQVLLVDDLDGGEASETVSFALDGSNYEIDLSAKNANELRDAFAKYVGSARKAGRSSGASTGRSSSRRSSGGSTAMDRDQAAAIRSWAKGKGLKVSDRGRIPATIIEQYNQSA; encoded by the coding sequence ATGGCACAGAAAGTGCAGGTGCTGCTCGTCGACGACCTCGACGGTGGCGAGGCTTCGGAAACGGTCAGCTTCGCGCTGGACGGCAGCAACTACGAGATCGACCTCTCGGCGAAGAACGCGAACGAGTTGCGTGATGCGTTCGCCAAGTATGTCGGCTCCGCGCGGAAGGCGGGCCGTTCCTCCGGTGCGTCGACCGGGCGTTCCTCGAGCCGGCGCAGCAGCGGCGGCAGCACGGCGATGGACCGCGACCAGGCCGCGGCCATCCGGTCCTGGGCCAAGGGCAAGGGCCTGAAGGTCAGCGACCGCGGCCGGATCCCGGCCACGATCATCGAGCAGTACAACCAGTCCGCCTGA
- the lysS gene encoding lysine--tRNA ligase produces MTDDDQEYSEQELVRREKLDRLKAAGADPYPVGVARTASLAEVVATHQDLPPDTSTGDRVGVTGRVLFMRNTGKLCFATLREGGASGTELQAMLSLAKVGEDSLAAWKADVDLGDQVFVEGEVITSRRGELSVLAEAWQLTAKALRPLPVAHKPMSEETRVRQRYVDLIVRPEAKRMVEARYTVVRTIREEFHRRGFVEVETPMLQLQHGGAAARPFVTHSNALDIDLYLRIAPELFLKRAVVGGIEKVFEINRNFRNEGVDATHSPEFAMLEAYEAYGDYDSMATLSREFIQASAVALSGGTVVTHFDGTEYDLGGEWASIRLYDAVSNAVGEEVTPTAPLPRLREIAARHDLEVNPAWLAGKLVEELFEALVQHTLVAPTFVRDFPLDTSPLVRAHRTDPGLVEKWDLYAGGVERGTGYSELTDPVVQRARLVEQAEQAAAGDPDAMLLDEDFLRALEYGMPPTGGIGFGIDRLLQLLTGARGIRETILFPLTRPE; encoded by the coding sequence GTGACCGACGACGACCAGGAGTATTCCGAGCAGGAACTCGTCCGGCGGGAGAAGCTCGACCGGTTGAAGGCCGCCGGCGCCGATCCGTATCCGGTCGGCGTGGCTCGGACCGCGAGCCTGGCCGAGGTGGTCGCCACGCACCAGGACCTCCCGCCGGACACCAGCACCGGCGACCGCGTGGGCGTGACCGGCCGGGTCCTCTTCATGCGCAACACCGGCAAGCTCTGCTTCGCGACGCTGCGCGAGGGCGGCGCGTCCGGTACCGAGCTGCAGGCGATGCTCTCCCTGGCCAAGGTCGGGGAGGACTCGCTGGCGGCCTGGAAGGCCGACGTCGACCTCGGCGACCAGGTGTTCGTCGAGGGCGAGGTGATCACCTCCCGGCGCGGCGAGCTGTCGGTGCTGGCCGAGGCCTGGCAGCTGACCGCGAAGGCGCTGCGCCCGCTCCCGGTCGCACACAAGCCGATGAGCGAGGAGACCCGGGTCCGGCAGCGGTACGTCGACCTCATCGTCCGGCCCGAGGCCAAGCGCATGGTCGAGGCCCGCTACACGGTCGTGCGGACCATTCGCGAGGAGTTCCACCGGCGCGGCTTCGTCGAGGTCGAGACGCCGATGCTCCAGTTGCAGCACGGCGGCGCCGCCGCCCGGCCGTTCGTGACCCACAGCAATGCGCTCGATATCGATCTGTACCTGCGGATCGCGCCGGAGTTGTTCCTCAAGCGGGCGGTCGTCGGCGGGATCGAGAAGGTCTTCGAGATCAATCGGAACTTCCGCAACGAGGGCGTGGACGCCACGCACAGCCCCGAGTTCGCCATGCTCGAGGCCTACGAGGCGTACGGCGACTACGACTCGATGGCCACGCTCTCGCGTGAGTTCATCCAGGCGTCGGCCGTTGCGCTCTCCGGAGGAACGGTTGTGACACATTTTGACGGGACCGAATACGATCTCGGTGGGGAATGGGCGTCGATCCGCCTCTACGACGCGGTATCAAACGCGGTGGGTGAAGAGGTGACACCCACCGCACCTTTGCCGCGGCTTCGAGAGATCGCCGCTCGGCATGATCTCGAGGTGAATCCGGCCTGGCTCGCCGGAAAGCTGGTCGAAGAGCTGTTCGAGGCGCTGGTTCAGCACACGCTGGTGGCGCCGACGTTCGTCCGCGATTTCCCGCTGGACACCTCCCCGCTGGTCCGTGCGCACCGTACGGACCCGGGCTTGGTGGAGAAGTGGGATCTCTACGCGGGCGGTGTCGAGCGCGGCACCGGCTATTCGGAGTTGACCGACCCGGTCGTGCAGCGGGCCCGCCTGGTGGAACAGGCCGAGCAGGCCGCGGCCGGCGACCCGGACGCGATGCTCTTGGATGAGGACTTCCTGAGAGCACTCGAGTACGGGATGCCGCCGACCGGTGGGATCGGATTCGGTATCGATCGTCTTCTGCAGTTGCTGACCGGCGCGCGAGGCATTCGTGAGACGATCCTGTTCCCCTTGACACGACCCGAGTAA